From the genome of Elusimicrobiota bacterium:
TTTGTGCGAGTGTTTCAAGTTCTACATCGGTTGGATTTCTTTTAAGTGTTTGAAAATACTTCTGAATTGTAACCATCTCTTCAAGATTTAATGCCAGCAAGTATTTCTTACTAATTTTTTGCAGTTCTGGTTTGGTAGCAGTAAGTATTTTAATTTCCATTTGTTATCCTGTAGTTATGGATGACGGTATTTGCCAGTATTTTTTTGGCTATTAGTTTTAATTCCTTTTTTGATAATCGCGGAATAGATTCAAAAAAGTATTTTTTACCCGTCTTTACAAACAGTTCATTACCTATACCCATATCTTTTATTCCAATTTTTACTGTTTCTGCAACGGTATCTGTGACACCATTTTTATAATAAACCTCAACTGCCAAACATTTATTTTGTGATTCAAAGTTTATATTTATTACTTGTATAAGCGGGTCAACAAGCAAAGCCGTACAGATTTTTTTTATTTTTCTAAAAGAAATACTGCCGGAAATCTTGTATATCTGTGCTATCTTTACAGATAATTTTTTTTTGACGCCCATCGCAAAAATATCTTTTTTAATTTTTTCTGCTTCTGCATCAAAAACCTTATCCTTACATTTTACAAAAATTTTATATTCAGCCACATAATCTCCTTTGTGCTTCAAGATACCGTTGTTTTGTTTTTTGAACAATATCTTCTGGAAGCTCTGGAACTGGCG
Proteins encoded in this window:
- a CDS encoding phosphoribosylformylglycinamidine synthase subunit PurS translates to MAEYKIFVKCKDKVFDAEAEKIKKDIFAMGVKKKLSVKIAQIYKISGSISFRKIKKICTALLVDPLIQVININFESQNKCLAVEVYYKNGVTDTVAETVKIGIKDMGIGNELFVKTGKKYFFESIPRLSKKELKLIAKKILANTVIHNYRITNGN